Genomic segment of Populus nigra chromosome 6, ddPopNigr1.1, whole genome shotgun sequence:
ACCTCTGAAACACAAGAAACTATTGcaaatcaattttcaattatGTCGTCGTGGACGGTGGTGTTGGTTTTTTGTGAAACCAAAAGGCAAGAAAGTGAGTGGAGAATTGATTCGACAACATCATGGAAAACCGCACCAACATTAATACAACgatatattatcaaaaaaacattaataaaacgatatatttatataaacgaAATTGCTTGATTTggtatttgttaattattatttttttgtcggCTCTGTACATAGCTATGATATATCAAGGATGGTTAATTTGTATGGATACTAGCTCATGATATAAGTTTTTATGAGtaataaatttaagattttaatttaaaaatgaaagaaaactttTCCAGCGACCAAATCTACCTAAATCTGAGGTTAATTGATTTGGTAATTGTACCATCATCAGCCTATGACTACAATTAGTAgcattagattttctttttgacGCTTAGCCATTTCTTTTCCCATTTTTGAAGCACCCCCCTTGTTATTTATACTCACAAACCCTAGCCAGACTTCTTGTTGCTGCCTCTCAAGAAACCCTCCACTGCAATCAGCCATCTCTACTTTGCAATCTTGTTCTTTCTTCTTGGTTGACAATGAACCTAGAAGAGAAAGTGATCGACACAGATGTTCTATCATCTGATCATCTTTCCTATGTCCGTTGCAACTTCTGCAACACTGTTCTTGCGGTATCGTTTTACATCTATTCTTCTCAATTACCTCATGACCTCAAATAATTTTCCACATGCATTGAAAGCAAAATGTGGCTCTACTTTTCTTTTACATGTATACTCTACAGTCTACACAACAAGTTCTAGTTCATTTCATGGGTGATTGAACATTTGCAGCCTAATAATAGCTAGATTGTTGGTTGCACCGGCGCCATTATACGTACGTACCCactcaaatttaatttgaagttttctttaCCAATATTGTTCAATTGTTCAGGTCCGGATTCCATTCAAGAGGATGCTGGACACTGTGACAGTCAAATGTGGTCATTGCAATAATCTCTCGTTTCTCAGCACCAGACCTCCCAACCTAGGGATGAACTTTCTCGATATTGATCACCATCTGAGTCTTCAGGTAGATTTATATGACATATGCGATGTTTAAATTGAATACAGGATCGATCCCATCACCATCATAAAGTTAAATATCaaaactcttctttttttttcctttctatccattataattaaaatactcATGGTAAATCGGTAATcgccttcttctttctcttggaTGATCGGTTGACGTAAATTACATGCTAGATCTCTGCGGTAAAACTTTACAACATGCAATCGTGCCAtcttaaaatgaatatatttaattactGTAGTCTGTAAGTAATTAAATAGAGAAGGAAATAATTTCTATCCCACTCTCTTAGATGTATATAAGTCTAGGGTTTTATTATGCAATAAATTAGCTAGGTACCTAAAAGTTATGATTGATAGGCTTATCTCCTAGTAGACTTttaatgctatatatatttatatataaaaaataatacttgaaatttaatatgtcaatgaaattaatttttttttgagtttatttgaataaataatttaaaatataattgtttcatcaacaattatataatttcattagcAATCATAATATTTCAggtttgtaaatttatttattttttcattaatttttttttattctttcataagTTTAAAAGGTTTCTAGAGTTTTTTCACACTTCTAAGctaaatctttatttatttccattCACAAACAGTTTCTCTAACAATTACGTGTATGATAGTGTACTGCGAAGGGAGTTTCTAGTAATGAAAAGTTGCTATTCAAGGAGAAGCAAGGGTTTTGCACTGATTTCAGAAAAGGCGAATACTCATCCTCTTCGACCTCTAGCGAACCTCTGGTGCCCAAAGTACCCTTCGTAGTAAAGCGTAGGAACCCCAACTTAAtttggatttgatttgaagATATAACAATAGATTAATTTAGTTTACATTTGCTACTTCTCCCCATAAATTTATATGGATTTtctgtctttttaatttttattcattttttgcaGCGCCCGAGAAGAAACACCGACTTCCATCTACTTACAATAGGTTTATGAAGTAAGAGAGAGAAGATATTTTTCTGTTTGAACACATGTTTCTGCAAATTattgtgtctatatatatatatatattgctagaTTAAGCCTCCTGCGAGCCTTCACTGTTTTGACGAtggaaatgtttttatatatatatatatatatatatatatataaacccaattaatttcattatcaGTATTGGGAAAACACGGTgcacacaaatatttttcaacatgtttatTAGTATTAGTATAAAATAAGTATCCTTGCCCTCGTACCAGGGAGGAGATACAGCGCATCAAAGCGGCCAATCCTGAGATACCACACAGAGAAGCTTTTAGCACTGCAGCTAAGAATGTAAGCTTCTTTAATTTGCTTATCCTTGCTCGGATGGATCTATCTTTGTTGGCactctgaaaagaaaaaattgtttttgctaTAGTGGGCTAGGTACCTTCCAAACTCGGGTGCTGGATCTGGAGGCAGCAAGAATTAATGCAGGTAATAAAATTAAACGATATTTATATTCCTTTCGTGATCTTAATTTTATACACATAGCAAAATATGTATTCTTCCTATTGTTTGGCTGCaaggttgattattattttttaattggggCTTATATTTTGCAGGAATCGATGATCAAGGGATAGATGTGCAAAGGAAATCTGAGGCGTGAAGAGGGGATCTAGAGAGCAGTTCGTTGATTAACTAGGTCCTTGGTTTAGCTTCTTGTCgttttattttgtgttgtttGTTGGAATGTTTTCCTTAAAAGAACTTCTGCCTGAGAATTCGATCTAGATGGAGTCATatgtagtagtagtaataataatattacattaAGTACTGGCTGTCTAATCTCTCTGTATTGACTTCAAGTACTTTGATTTTCATGAAGCATGGAGGCTAATAGCttcaattattaaaatgatcATGCATTTCTTCAAAtcattaattgattatttatttaattaataacatcagtCATGGTAGTAAATAGTAGGAGGATTATTCTCTTAATCACAATTCCTATTTGCAAACGTCCTCAACTCCCAATCTTGTTAGATATATAGGAGTCAGTTTTCAGCAATATCAATTGAGAAAATTAAGCTTACACTTCATATTAATCACGACattattttaagtgtttttaaaattatgaaaattctcaaattatgaaggaaaaaaacagcTGAAAACATCTACAAACTATTTGGGTCTATcttgttttcattattaattgatatttttatataatctgagcaatattatattaaagccctcgagatataaaaacaaaatacatgcaAACGGTAAAAGTCATTTCAATTTAGTGTTTTCTGTGGGTGAGAGgaaatagttttatatatataaattgcaatcaatttatttatttatttttgaaattgtgcATGTTTATAAATCCAACAGTGCAATGAACTCCATCAAGATTGATAATTATATAGAATTAATAATATGAAGATGTTAATTATAAAGTTACGAAGCATGTAATATTAtacaaatattaagaaaaagcTAGATTATTCAATATAGTCGTCGCGATTGTTACTATTATGCTAATGTAATTAGTGCCATTACGGCCACGACAAACTACAAAGTGCTTCAGCCCGttataaaaaaaggttgttaTTATTACGtgattgatgaaaataaaataaaatttggttatagaaattcaataaattttccTGGAAAATAATGTGTCCCGAATATTATGATCACTGAAGAATCAATAGTTCcctctaaaaagaaagaaaaaaaaagtgataggCTGTTGTCTCATTGAGACAGTAACAAAGTCAAACCAGGTGATATGTTTGGATTTTGAAGGTTAGAAACATggttgtattttaaaaagttaaaaaaaatatcttattttaatattaaaaatgtaaCATATTGAATCGGGCATCATGTTTTAACCCGTGAATCTTGTCATGAATTTCTCTAGatttatgagttttttcttttcaaattatttttttacctaataTGATCTAATTGACTCGGCATATTCAAAGACTACTATGATTACCGGTAAAAACATGGgctgaattaaaaaaagtaataaagatgatatattttttctaatattaatgaGATGATAACATGTTAAATCGACTCAAACTTCACAGTTTAATCTATCAAACTTGCAACTCGGTTCATGAAATCCattggatttaataaatattctttttaaacaaTCTCTTACTTagttatatgataacaaaaataaatatttataaattcgAGCACCAACCAGATgctaaaatatttgtttgagaccacaataatcttatataaaataaatcaaaataaattattaaaactgattcaaaataaattaattattaaatgagaaaatttaaaaaataatttaaaaaactaaagtaaTAACAAGAAAAGAGGGACTTGCTTCcttgtttatataaaaagtgtAAAGAGGTGATTTCCctgtaatattttaatgttgctAGTAATTTATTAAGTTGTTTTTGGGTACAAATTTCTACTAGAAAGTAATCAGATATTGCAGTCCTTTGTTATCAATATGTATCTGTCTTGTTGGATTTGATACAAAACATGatgttgatttgattttcttttaaaatgttttagaatttaaCTCGGTTGAAGTCTGAGTAACCTAGAAAGTCAATTTATCATTCAATTGACAGAACTAAACTCAAGTGAGACCTAAATAAAtgaactttaaaatatattttttaaaaaataattttattttagttttttaaaattaaaatcacattAATTTGGAATAGATATCCTCTAACCCACTAGTAAAACTGATAAGCCTATAACTCAGATTATAAACCAAGTCTGATAACTATATCAACATGCATAGACCGTCAGCCGGTCCTTAGACCTAGTGGGTGACAGTGTGTTTAAGGCTTTTCGAGAAACCAGGCCGGAGCTGGACCGTTCGAGACTCTACCAATTGGCTCAACACCCTCCCACTGAaggttattattttatattttggcaAGCGCTCGCGCAGGAGAGCTAGCTCAATCTGGTAAACCTTGGACCTAAAATACAGAACACATGCTCATGAATGCACTGGCTGGTTATTTGGACTGAGCTACCTTTTAGATTGCTGTCCAAAATTCGTGGCCAATGATGCACGTTCCCATTTGTCAcgttaaaaaagaaacaaaagatttGTTAATTGGATCCGCAATCCACCTTGTTCTGAATCAGTAGACGCAAGCTATCTATATATTTCACACCCAGAAACACCTCTGTGGATATCTTCTGGAAATCAAATCTTAACTGCGCCATAGACGCACTGTATAGAAGATAAAGCCAAGACTAAATAGTATTAATTATTCAAGTAGATTTAAATATGGAACTAATAAGTAGTTATCAAGTGCCATTAGCATGCGTCATTAGTGACATCCTTAGATCAGAGACCACTTGTGCCCAATGGCAACACAAGTTGGCCTCAATTGTCTGGACACATGCAGCAAGACAACAGTTTTTTAAGGGTCTAAACATAATATTCATATGCAACGAAGACATGCTGAATCTAAAGGTCATCCTACTTTCGAGAACAAGTTGCAACCCTTGGCAACGTAAAAAACAGGATTCCGCAGGGTAGTAGATGGCTTGATTCTTTCGACTTTTGAATTTCCGTTCCTTATTACAACTCGCTGTCCACAATCCACAGACCGCCATGAGGAAAAGGGGAGAGAGCTCTCTTTGATGAGAGGATGAGGTGGCCACTCCCCCTTTTGCTTCAATGGAAAGTCGAGCAGAGAAAACAATGATACCAAAAATGGAGAAGCTTTCTGTTCCAAAGCATGTTGATTGTTGGGTCAGAACTCCCAGAGCTTtgggatatattttttttcaattcaaatgaCTAAATAATTGCAGGAGTTAGACCAAATTGATATTTCATCCCCATCACCAAAGGAGGaggatatttaattaaataaagaacaaagacATTAGAGGATCAAGTGTATGATctcttctaattaaaatatcaacagCCCTTTCTGTCGCTTCACATTTGCCCCTTCAAAATGCAAAGGTCAATGAACAGAAGCGGACAATTCTTCAATGATATGCTCAGTTGTACATAATTTAGCAATTAATTTCTCGACCAGCATAGTATTTGCAAATGAAAGTCGAAATATGTTATCTCTAAAGCAACCAGCAACATCAAACTTGCATCCCCCTTACAATAATTGAAAATCCATATACTGTTCGTGTTATATATACCCTTTAAGTAAAGGAATGTACTTGCAAACGCTAACTGAAGTCTCTAAAGGCTCATTATCTATTGCATCAATGAAGTTAGTCATTATATTTGATGCTGGTATGCAGATTGCCACCAATTCTCTCCTCTGCATCAACGCTGGATTTATCACTTTCTCTTCAAGAAAGAGAGTAGTACACTTggtcaaaagagaaaaaaaacagacatCTACATTATCCATGGCAATTCATTGCTATCTCCCACATCTTACGTTGTTTACCTTCGAAAGTCACAACGGAGAGCCCAAGTTATTTAATCTCACACCCTATAAGTGGCACCAAAACTGCAGAAATCTTCATTTTCATGCTTCACTTTCATGGAGTTCCTCTGTTGCTCCACCCTCTGAAGATGGGATGACAGTTGAAGCCAATCCACAGTAGATTCATTTTCTGGAGAAACACAATGCTTGGCGTTCAAGAAATCTGACTGATGTAGAAATCCATCTGTTTCAACTTTAAGGTCGGCAGCATGACCAGAACCAGAAACCCCAAATGGCCCCATATTGTCAACTTCAATGAAATTCATTCCAAATGAATTAATTCCAATTGGCACGTACTTTTCTGAAGAGCCTACCCCTAAAGATTTGTTAGCAATACCCAAGGTCTGACAAGCACCACCCGCTTGACTGACCAAGGGCCTAACCATTATATTTCCTGCAGAATGGCTCAAGTCCTGTGATTCAGCTGCTGACAGAAGAGAGAGAGCACAGCTAGAGTGCGACACCTCAGCTAACTCATGAATAGTTGTTGCTGTGTTAGAAATAGAGAGGTCCTCAGTGTCCAGTGGAGAAATTCCACCAGTCTTTTGTATCCTGCTGCCATGCAAATGGAGGAATGACCTTGGCAGCAACTGCCCATTTCTTATGGGTATTGCCGATGGAGAGCTGTAAATTGAATTCTCTTCCAATTTAACATGCTTACGCCAATTATCTTCTTCATAACTTTGTGGACAAAAAGTACGTCCTGGAAGCATGTTTGGAAAAAGAAAGGATGTTCTCTTTGCCAAGGAAGTCCCCAGAAATTTGGTGCCTGCTCAATCCATATTATTGTCAGAAACAAGATAACATATCTcttaaatttgaatgaaattaaaaagttagGCAAGCATAATGTTTTTGAAGCAATAGTTACATTAGTGCAAAGATTAGCCTCAGAATAtctttatacaaataaaaattgcacATCTCCActtatttgaattatttgtaCCGTCCAATTACTTAGTCATTGAACCAAGACGtcatttaaaaaaccaaacaacaaTAAGTGTCGGATTCTGCTTGGATAACTGAAATACATGAAACAATGAAACATAAACCTGGATTTTGAAACAGGCCCTTTTACAGTTTTTGTGAAACAAGACAAGCATTAAGAGATGACCTAGCCTTAATTTTATCTGTCGCGGATAAAATAGTTCAAAGAATTAGATCAACCATCAAAGATACATGTCAGAGGAATAATGAAAAGATGGTCCCGataaaatactttaaagaaCATGCATATTCAGTGATTATTAGCAAATTGGAAAAATTATTATAGGGCAAAAATGTCCACTCTAGAGGTCATGGATCTTTAAGAAGCATCATATGAAGTTGAAGAAAATTGGTTTTTCCTACTTTTCCATGGGAAGCAGAGAAGCTCATGGCTGTTCATTTGACCTCAATGTAAAATTGAATTACATTTCCCAAATAGATTGATTCATGAGTACGAGCTGTAATACTTTGGAATGGATGCAGTAGCTTATGAGGCTTGACAGAGAGGGTACCAAATTGAGGCTTTCGTCTGCGTTCATTGTGGCCTGCCAGGCGTTTACGACAACTGCGCttatcatcatcaaactcaaccAGCAAGTGAAACCTGAATAATCCAAGATATCAGGATTCATATTAGTAAGACATTGAGCTTACTCAAAAAAATGGGGGGGTGGGCGGGCACAGGAAGATACTAATAAACCTGCCATATACTTGATGCATAagtgtcttcttcttcttttttatcataCTTGATGCATAATTGTCATGGCAGTTTGAACCGACATATGCACTGAAAATCCAAAACCTCATCGTCTTGTGAAACTCAAAGCGTGAACTAACATCCCGCTTTTATTCCATTTTGTGGTGTTCTTTCCCTTTCCAGTAAACCAACAATCATCCATATTTATTCATGTAGAATTGCCATATTAAGTTCATAAATTACCTTATTGGTGACGCTATAAGCAAAGCGACAATAAAAATATGGATTTGACTAAGAACTGAGATAAATACCATGATTGatcgaaaaagaaaataactataaataaaCCAACCTGCTACACTGCTGACAAAACCTCTGTTCATTgccattaacaataacttgagGAGTTTTCGTATGAACCTCACACACTTTATGCCTCTTGTGGTAATCCTTGCAGGAACTAAGATCCTTGT
This window contains:
- the LOC133696335 gene encoding squamosa promoter-binding-like protein 6 isoform X1, which produces MVHLLQPLRYFFERKKIIRLTPSSIPQLTRKINYKLVCWFRDYTFVLLMDFWSYASEGKGLLFSDEIDLSADAFTRSRKASIGCDTEAAESAESLDLGFSEIPRKPFHGSKTGAGMFGGSCVGIDSSKLVVGSPNCMIASNSSMESRSDHSNSLMESNIQDSSLFDLKLGRLADCKDAQNSRFSKERFLLSSASPTAQAKRAPMASLRPRISFCQVFDCNKDLSSCKDYHKRHKVCEVHTKTPQVIVNGNEQRFCQQCSRFHLLVEFDDDKRSCRKRLAGHNERRRKPQFGTKFLGTSLAKRTSFLFPNMLPGRTFCPQSYEEDNWRKHVKLEENSIYSSPSAIPIRNGQLLPRSFLHLHGSRIQKTGGISPLDTEDLSISNTATTIHELAEVSHSSCALSLLSAAESQDLSHSAGNIMVRPLVSQAGGACQTLGIANKSLGVGSSEKYVPIGINSFGMNFIEVDNMGPFGVSGSGHAADLKVETDGFLHQSDFLNAKHCVSPENESTVDWLQLSSHLQRVEQQRNSMKVKHENEDFCSFGATYRV
- the LOC133696335 gene encoding squamosa promoter-binding-like protein 6 isoform X2; translation: MDFWSYASEGKGLLFSDEIDLSADAFTRSRKASIGCDTEAAESAESLDLGFSEIPRKPFHGSKTGAGMFGGSCVGIDSSKLVVGSPNCMIASNSSMESRSDHSNSLMESNIQDSSLFDLKLGRLADCKDAQNSRFSKERFLLSSASPTAQAKRAPMASLRPRISFCQVFDCNKDLSSCKDYHKRHKVCEVHTKTPQVIVNGNEQRFCQQCSRFHLLVEFDDDKRSCRKRLAGHNERRRKPQFGTKFLGTSLAKRTSFLFPNMLPGRTFCPQSYEEDNWRKHVKLEENSIYSSPSAIPIRNGQLLPRSFLHLHGSRIQKTGGISPLDTEDLSISNTATTIHELAEVSHSSCALSLLSAAESQDLSHSAGNIMVRPLVSQAGGACQTLGIANKSLGVGSSEKYVPIGINSFGMNFIEVDNMGPFGVSGSGHAADLKVETDGFLHQSDFLNAKHCVSPENESTVDWLQLSSHLQRVEQQRNSMKVKHENEDFCSFGATYRV